A segment of the Chryseobacterium scophthalmum genome:
CCATCAACACGTTGAGCGTTTGGCAAACCTGTCACAGTTCCTAAACCACATTGGAGTGTATATCCGTTAATACTCTGTGGTGTAATAGCGGTATTGCTTGTAACAGTATAAGTCACTTGTTCGCCATCAACAATAATTGTAGAAGGCGCTGTTGTTCCAGCTGTTGTTGGTGGGGCTACCCAGCTATTACAATTTGTGATAGAACAAGCTGAAGGTACCTGTTCATCTACATCCGGAACACCATCATTATCATCATCAATATCAATAACATCCCTAATTCCGTCACCATCAGAATCCTGACAGGCATTAATTGTAAGATCTGTAGCATAATAATACGTTTGATTATAGTTAACAATCCCATTACCATCTGGATCTACAGCATCTACCAAACCATCATTATTAGCATCTACATCCGGGAATTGATAATTGGCAGTTGTAATATTTGTAGCACCAGCTTCCAATGCGTCACTACAACCATCTCCATCGCTATCCAGATCAAATATATTGGGAATACCATCATTATCTGTATCTAAACACGAATTGATATAATAATAAACATCATCAATAAGTATGTCGTCACCGGTAGATGTATACCTGAATTCTATATTCCCTGTTGTAGGAAGGGCAGCAGGATTAAAAGCTATCTGTATATTATGATACGCTGATAAACTTATTGATTTTGGTGACGATGCATTAATAAGCACTCCATCTACCCAAAATTGAGTTATAATACCATTTGCTGCCGGGTCTCTTGTGATAGTGGGACTGGTTGAGTTGGAGGGGTTAGTCACTCCAAATAATCTCACGCCTCCCAAATAAGCGCCAAGCGACATTGATTCAGTAACTATAGCTCCGCTACTCGCAATATAATTATCTGTTCTGATTTTTAATTGATAAATTGCATAAGTTGTGCAGGTATTTTTTAGAATCACATTTGATTGAGAAGCGCTTGCTGCCGTGGACACTGCATTTTCACGACCACCCAATGCATTGCTATATCGTGACCATGCCGAAGATAAATTCCATCCGGATGTATCGGTGTTGAACGTTGGGTTGGTTACTGTATTTATTGCATTAGTAGGAGCTTCTACTGAATCAAGTATCCCATCATTATCATCATCCAGATCTATTGAATTGACAATGCCGTCCCCATCAAAATCATCTAATGAGCCCATGTTCTGAGCCGAAAGATAGTTGAAGGAAACAAATAGTAATAAGAAGAACTTATTAAAAATGAATTTGTAACATTTTTTCATTTGTGTTGTGTTTTTTAAGTAGGAGGAATAATTATTCAATAATTACAGAAACAATGGTTCTATAACTATTATAATTATTTAGTTTTACGGTTTATCACCAGCGGAGCTGTTTACATTATTTATATAAAAAATAAATAATATAATAATTGCATTGTAATCTGCTAAAAAAGCTAGAACCTAGAATGGCTCAACGAATTTGTGTAAAGTAGTTTTTGTTTTCATCTTTCAGTGTTTATAATTGTTGTAAATATAGTATTTTTTCTTAATTCAAATAAAAAAAATGTTTTTTTGTTGATTTAAATTAAAAAAAACTGATTTTATATATGATAATTGGTTGCTAATTAATTCTAATTGTTACAAATAGAAAGTTTTTTTTAAAAAAAACGCGGTTATGACATTAACAAAATATGAGCTAAGAATTGTATTTTTCACAAAACGCATTATTGTTTTTCTAATAAACTCAAACGAATTAATTTTCTTTTTGAAAAACCAATCTTGATAAAATTTTGTAATCTCATAAAAGATTTTTTGAATATTTTCGGAAACAAATAGATCAAGAAAAGATAATTTCCTGCATTTATAAGCTTTAATCAATAACATGTACTATTTTACAGTGATATAAAAAAATATTAATTTGAAAATCAAATAAATATTTTTACTCATAGATATTATTGAAAACCCTATTTTTAGGAATTAAAAAAAAACAAAAATGTTTGAAAGTCTATTTAACTTTATTAATCTTCATAACGGTGAAGAGAAAAAAGAAAAAGTTCTTGAAAATGTGATTTCTAATATCTCATTTAGAGGTTCTAACCTTTGGATTCTCGCTTGTGCTATTATTATTGCATCAGTTGGTTTGAATGTAAATTCTACAGCGGTAATTATTGGCGCAATGCTTATCTCCCCATTAATGGGACCGATTGTAGGAGCTGGGTTTGCATTGGGTACTTATAATTTCCCCTTGTTGAAAAAATCAATCAAAAACCTTCTGATTGCTACCATAGTAAGTCTTACGGTTTCTTCATTGTACTTCTACATTAGTCCGTTCAAAGATGTGCAGTCAGAATTATTGGCGAGAACTTCTCCGAATATCTATGATGTTCTGATTGCTTTTTTTGGTGGTCTGGTGGGTATTATTGCCATTACAAGGGTGGAAAAAGGAAACCCGATTCCCGGAGTGGCAATTGCTACAGCTTTGATGCCGCCATTGTGTACTGCGGGTTTTGGATTGGCTACTTCCAATTTTTCTTATTTTTTTGGTGCATTTTATCTTTATATTATCAACTGTTTCTTCATATGTATCGCCACTTTTTTCGTGGTAAAATATCTTAAATATCCTTCTGTTATTATTGATAATAAATATGAAAAAAGAATCCGCTACGGGATTACTTCATTGATTGTAATAATGATCGTTCCAAGTTTTTACTTGGCGTATAACCTTTTTAATGAAAAACAATTTATAAGAACCGCAGAACAGTTTATTCAGAAAGAATTTGACAATAAAGGATACACCATCATTTATAAAAAAATTAATTACAACACAAGTCCTAAATCGATAGACGTTGCTTTTTTAAATAAAAAATTCAATGCAACAGAAATTGCATCTTATAATAAAATGCTTATTAGCAACGGGCTTTCAGATACTAAATTTAATGTAAGACAAAGCACGAGTGATGTGAAATCTGAAATTCTTAATGAGATTAATAAAAATAATATTACTCTTTCGTCAAAAGATATTGCTATATCTAAGTTAAGACAAGAATTAGACGGATATAAAATTTCTGACTCTACATTGGTGCAAGAAATTAGAGCCATTTATCCCTCTGTTTATAACGTTTCCTATGGTAAAATTGAAGAGTATCCTAAAACGGATAGCGCAAAACTTAGGTTTGTGCTTATTTATTCTGGTAAGTTAGAAGATAGAGCACAATTCAAAAATTGGCTTGCGATACGATTGCATGAGAAAGATGTTAAACTCATTGAAAATTCTGATGAGTAGAAATTGGCTTATTTGTTTTTTAAGCAGATATGATATTGTATAATTAGGAAAAAATATCCCGATATTTTAAAAGCCATTAATACAACTATATAAGTATTGAATAAGTAGTGTAGATTATCTATACTACTTTTTTTGTGGAGTAATATCTACATATAATTCAACTTTTGACAACTTCTTAGGTGGAGACTTTTTCCTATGATTCATTTCGAATAAATGAATAAATTAACCATAAGTGTTTATTTTATTTAATATTTAAAACTAAATTAATTTAAAATAAATGTGATATAAAGCATTATTTTTATAATATTTTTGTGTTAAAACTAATTAATATGCCATTTTTTTGAAATTATTGGTTTTATATTTAAGGATTTGCTTAACTTAACGTTCTGAATAATGAAGTGAATTTTTTACACAATTTACTTTATGAAAACTATTTTACTAATAATTATTAATCATGATAAAAAACTCGACTCTCTGGCGATTTCTAAGTTGCCAAGTTTTAATCTTTGCTATCACTTCGCTCAATGTACTCTCTGCTCAGACAGGACCAAATGACGATTTCGATGGTGACGGAATTATCAATTCCATAGATATTGATGACGATAATGATGGTGTTCCCGATGCGGTGGAAAGCCCTTCCTGTTATTACACTGCAAGTGAATGGAATACCATGGTAAAACCTGCTGTTGGTGTAAGTATTACTTCTGACCTTGCAACTGTTTCAGGAATAGGTAATTTTTCTGCTTTAGGTGATAATAACAATAGTGCAAATGCTGTACAATTTGTAACTACACCTACACAAACGCAAAACAACCAAGCGTTGTTTACAATGACATTCACGCTGCCGGTACAATTAGATGCTTTTTATATCAAAAAATCTAGCGCAACTCAAATATCCGGCGGAAACCTTATGTTTGAGGCATCTAATGACGGGACAAATTGGACTCCGTTGTTTAGCGCTGCCAATAATCCTGCTAATGCTACTAATATTACTGTAAATGGAAGTGTGTCGCTTACCAACTCCAATAAATTTGCAGTAGGAATAAACGCTGGTCGATATAAATACTATCGAATCCGAGGAACTGCAGCTAATAATATATTGGCAGGTATTGCTACCGAATTTTATTTTGATTTTAATACCACCGCTTATGTTGCTTCGATGTTTGCAAAATCCACTTGTACTGATGCCAATATAGATGGCGATGGTGTGCTCCCACAATTTGATTTGGATAGCGATGGAGATGGAGCAAGTGATGCGTGGGAAGCAGGAGCGACGGTTTCTAATACCGTAAACTTTCAGTTCCCGGATGTAGATGCCAACAATGATGGGCTTGTAGATGCAGTAGACGCAAATAATGATGGTAAAGTGGATTATCTTTCTACTTATTTCCCTAATGCGGTCAATAATTTAATGTCACCACTTTTAGCAGAAATCTGTAACGATGGTATTGATAATGATGCGGATGGATATGTTGATGGTTTTGATTCTGAGTGCGGCCTTACTACTCCTACCTGTATAGCAACTGCTCCGGGAATTTCAAATTTTTCGATTGTAAGGTCCAAATCCAGTAATCAAGTAAATGCAAACTCTACCAGCCCAACAGTAGGTGATCTGGATGGTGACGGTATGCCAGAAATTATAGTGGCAAGCGCCTCTAATGATTCTTATAGGATTTATAAAGGCGATGGCTCAGATTTTACAGATGATACAAAAGATATCATTGTGCCGACGATGTATACTCTTCCTGGTTATGGAACATCACAGGCTGCTATTGCAGATATAGATAAAGATGGTAAAGCTGAGATTATTATTTATGGTGGTGATCAGTATATCTATGTGTTTAACTATACAGGTGGGCATTATCAAACCAATTATAAATTGAAATCTAATCTTGTAAGTGGATTAGGTTCTGGAGCTGGTTCGCCAAGAATTCATGATATCAATGAAGATGGTATTCCTGAAGTTATTGTTGGAAATTCGGTTTTTACATTTAATCCAACATTTACAGCCCTTACAAGAGTAGTGGCTGGTAATGCGAGTCTTCCCAATGGCAATACGACTAATAATTGGGAACGTGATGTAGTGGTTATTGATATTATTAAAAATATTCCTGGTAAAGAGCTGGTAGCGGGATCTGCTGTTTATTCAGTAGATTTTACTAACGGAGTTTTGGTGGAATTAAGAAACCTACACAACCTTGATGCAGCTGTTGCAGCAAATGAGCAAGGTGCCTCAGCTGTTGCTGACATGGATTTGGATGGAGATTTGGATATTGTTTTTAATTCACAATCTTTAAGTAAAATCTATATTTGGGATCCTACAAATAATATTATTGTAGACAGTCGTACGATAGCAGGTGGATACAAAGGGATGCCTGTTATCACTGATGTATACAATGATATTGCCAATGATGGAAAAGTTAAAAACCTACCAGAAGCTGTATTTTTAAGCGGAACAACAATTTACTGTATCAACTTGCAGTATCCAAGTAATCTATGGACTTTGGCAACAACTGATGGATCCGGTACCACAGCGATATCGGCATTTGATTTCAACGGAGACGGCGTAAAGGAAATTGTATATAGAGACCAGTCTACCTTAAGAGTATTTAATGGAAATGTATCTACTACACCAGTTGTATTAAATTCTTTTGTTTCAGGTTCTGGTACTTGGGCGGAATGTCCGATAATAGCAGATATCGATAATGATGGTGAGGCTGAAATTGCCATTGTATCAGAACATGTGGCAACAGGAGATCAGACCGGGCTTGGATTTCTAGATATATACGAAGCTGGTCCTGGGACACGTTGGGTGGATGCGCCAAACTATTGGAATCAAAGAGAATACAGATATACGAATATTAATAAAGATTTAACAATCCCTGTGCAGGAACAACAGATTAATTTGCCACTGCCTGCTGGTTCAAGTCAATATCCTTTGAATGTCAGCAATGTACAGGTAAACGAAGAAAGTCTGCTAACACCTCAAGGTCAGATTGCTTCTCCCGATATTTCTGTTTCCAATGCAAGTATCACAAATCTTAACTCCGATGGAAGTATCAGCTGTTCTAATATTCAGATAGCATATCAGATTAACAATACAGGTAGTGCTGCAATGGTCAATAATATATATGTTTATGTATATGATAAAGACCCAAGAACTCAAGCTACAGCCAGTCTTATTTATCAAACGAAAACTACCCAGAATATTCCAATCGGTGGTTCTGTCACACAGAATTTACAATTTGGGATACCTGCTACTTCTTTTCCTACAGGCACATTATACATTGCTGTAAATACTAATCCTGATATGACGGTATTGATAGATGCGACAGATTTTGCCGGAAGTTATCCTGAGTGTAACTATTCTAACAATATCTTTGAATTTGTACTTCCTCCTTGTAGCGATATAGATGGAGATGGTGTAAATGATACGCTTGATATAGATGATGATAACGACGGAGTATTAGATGCTGTGGAGAGTCCAGCTTGTTTTTATACTTCAGCTGAAGCAGTTATTCCGATAAAAGTTTCTACAGGAATTATAGGCTCTACGGTAAATTCATTAGCGGTGCTTCCGGGTACAGATATACCATCAATGTGGGATAATGTAACAGCTTCTATAGCAACCTCTAATCATATTGTACCGGCTAATCAGCTTGGTAGTACTTCGGTTGTAATTTATAAAGTGCAGTATCCTACAGCAATCAGTCTTACGCAGATGGCTGTTTACACTGGTACTGCAAATTGGGGAGCAGGTTCGTTTGCTGTTTTGGAAGGCTCAAATGATGATGTAAGTTATGCTGCCGTATCAGCTCCTGTTGCTACAAGTGCGGGAACAACAAAGGTTTGGCCGGTAACTTTAAACACCGCAAATCTTTATCGTTATTACAGAATTCGTGTATCAACAGTAGGTACCACACAGCCTACTTTTACAAACTATGAGGTTGTTGGAACTATTAATCCTGCGACTTTTATTCCTTCTGCTAATCCTAAACCAGCTAATTGTACAGTAGATACTGATGGCGATGGTATTCCAAACCATCAGGATTTAGACAGTGACGGTGATGGTTGTCCGGACGCAAGAGAAGCTGGTGTTTCCAGCAATACCGGGGCTTCAGGATCTATGTCAACAAGTGGCGGTTCTATTTATACAGGTGGTATTCCATCAGGAACAGCCAATGCTTATGTAGGTAACGGAACATCTTCTCAATATGGAACCAATGGATTTTTCAACGGAATTGAAACTGCTGTAGATAATGGTGTCTATAATGGTGTTTATACTTATCAGTACGTTAACAATAGTGCCTTAAATGTTTGTTTAGATACGGACGGTGATGGCGTAGGTGATTTAATTGATATTGATGATGATAATGATGGTGTTCTGGATACCTTAGAACAGAATTGCCCTAATGGTAGTAAAACAGGTGTGATAGTAACTAAGCCTGCTGCGATTAATTATAACTTTAATGGCAATACTTTGGCTAATCTTGTTGATAATGTAGATTCTAATGTTTATGTTATATGGAATCCTAACGGAACATTAAGTAATGCAGAATGGTTTAGGGTAGAATTTCCATATGCGAGAATACTTTCTTCATGGGAAGTGGGGCATTATGTAAACCAGACATTGTTCTCTACTACAAGTACCTATAAAGTACAAGGGAGTAATGATGCTTCCGTTTGGACGGATCTTACAGGAACTCTGACGTACTCTAATACTCAAAATGGACAAAGTACCCAGGCTAATAATTCAAACGTAGCGAATTTTCCTTCCAACGTAACCGCTTATAAATACTATAGATATTTTGGTATTTCTGGAACGGTAGGTACCGGTTGGGCTACAGAATTTTACTTTAAAGATGGTGGCTGTGTTGATATAGATACTGATGGTGATGGTATTCCGAATCGTTTAGATTTAGATAGTGATGGTGATGGTTGTTCAGATGCAAGAGAAGCAGGGGTTTCTGCTAATGCAGGGGCGTCAGGATCGATGTCTGCAAGTGGTGGCTCTATTTATACTGGGGGTATTCCTTCAGGGACAGTGAATGCATATGTCGGAAACGGTACACCTTCTCAGTATGGTGCGAACGGTTTCTTTAATGGTGTTGAAACCACTGCAGATAGCGGTGTTTATAATGGTTCTTATACTTATCCATTTGCAGTGAGTACAGCGTATAATCTTTGTATTGATACAGATGGTGACGGCATTGGTGATCTTGTAGATATTGATGATGATAATGACGGTGTGGTAGATGCAGTAGAAAGTCCGGCTTGCTTCTATACTGCAAACGAATGGAATACAACAGTAAAGCCATTCTACGGGGTTACGATTTCTTCAGGATTAACGACTACGACGGGTAACTTCAGTCAATTGATTGATGGGGTGAATAATGTATCCGCGGTTACTTTTTCAGCTGTTCCAACACAGCCGATTCAAAATGCGAACGTTTACCTCTTTAATTTTGCTCATCCTGTAAAATTAGATGCACTATATCTTCAGTTCAATACAGTGCCACAGTTTGGAAATACCACTAAAATTCAGGGGTCTAATACTAATAATGGCTCAGATTGGGTAGATCTTTCTGCAGCAATTGCAACAGGGGCTACAACCAATGTTACTGCAAATGGAGGGGTAAGTGTGACGACTTCTATCAAATATCCGGTAACATTAAATACGGCAACAGCCCATAAATATATCAGAATTACAGGAGTTGCGGCTTCAAATATTGTGGCAGCCAATGCTTCGGAAGTCTATTTTGATTTTAATAATGCATCTTATGTAGCATCTCAATACCCTAAAGCAACATGTGCTACAGATACCGATGGAGACGGAATAGTAAATCATTTAGATTTGGATTCTGATGGAGATGGTTGTAGTGACGCTTTAGAATCTGGAGCGACAACTAATACAACACCAAATTATCAGTTTCCTGATATTGATACCAACAACGATGGTTTGGTAGATCTTGTAGATCCTGATGGAAACGGGATTGTAAACTATACATCAACATATAATAACTATGCGGTATTCTCAGCAATTAATGCCTGTACAGATACAGATGGTGATGGTATCAGAGATATTATAGATATTGATGATGATAATGATGGGGTTTTAGATACAGTAGAAGGTCTTGTTTGTCCATCGTTAAATATAAGTTGTGATTATGCAACAACAAATTATCGTGCAGTAAACTGGACTTCTTTTAATGCAACAACCAATACTGCTGTAGGATCTGTAGTTTTATCAAATGGAGAAACAGTAACGGTTAATTACTCAGGAGATGTAAGAAGTTTACAGCCGGCAACTTCTTTGGCTTCTGCTACAGAATATTGCCCAACATCTACATCTTCGGGAGCTACGAATATGATCCAGACTTTTAGTGGAGTGGGTGTGGTTCATAGGTTTGTATTTTCTAAACCTGTGCTAAATCCTATCTTCCAGGTATGGTCATTAGGAGCAGGAGGTTCGCCTGTTACATATCAATTTACAACAGACGTTGCTATCTTGAAATCTAATGCAGCTTTATCACAGCCAAATTCTACTACAATTACAGGAGCAGAAGGTGATGGGTCTATCGTTTTTGGAGGATCTCAATCCGAAATAAGTTTTGTTGCAAGTGCATTAGAAAACTGGTCAGGGCTTACATTGGCTTTTGGTGCAACTGCTTCTTCTTCGGGAGGTTGTAGCTCTATAGATACTGATGGTGATGGTATTCCAAATCATTTAGATTTAGATTCTGATGGTGATGGTTGTCCGGATGCTAGAGAAGCAGGAGTTTCTTCTAATCCGGGTGCATCAGGATCGATGTCTGCAAGTGGAGGTTCTATTTATACAGGCGGTATTCCTTCAGGAATACCTAATGCTTATGTAGGAAACGGTTCACCAGCTCAATATGGTGTCAACGGATTATTTAACGACATTGAAACGCCGGGCGACAGCGGTAATTATAATGGCTCTTATACTTATCCTTTTGCAATAAGCAGCAGTATTAACCTTTGTGCAGATACTGATGGAGATGGTATTAATGATTTTGTAGATATCGATGACGATAATGATGGTGTTGTTGATGCGGTAGAAAGCCCTGCTTGTTTCTATACAGCGAATGAATGGAATACCGGAGCGAAACCTTTCTATGGGGTTACTATTTCATCGGCATTAACAACAACGACGGGTAATTTCAGCCAATTAATTGATGGGGTGAATAATGTATCTGCTGTTACTTTTTCAGCATCCCCTACTCAAGCGATTCAGAATGCAAATGTTTACTTGTTTAATTTTGTTCAGCCTGTAAGATTAGATGCGTTATACCTTCAGTTTAATACAGCAACTCAATTTGGAAATACCACTAAGATACAGGGGTCAAATACCAATAACGGAACAGACTGGGTGGATCTTTCTGCAGCAATTGGTGGAGGAGCGGTAGCTAATACCACAGTAAACGGAGCGGTAAGCGTAACAACTTCTATTAAATATCCGGTAACATTAAATACAACAACAGCTTATAAGTATATAAGAATAACGGGAGTAGCTGCTTCTAATATTGTTGCAACAAATGCTTCGGAAGTTTATTTTGATTTTAATAATACAGCTTATATAGCATCGTCCTATCCTAAAACGACATGTACTAATGATACTGACGGTGATGGAATATTGAATCATTTAGACCTTGATAGTGATGGTGACGGTTGTCCGGATGCCAGAGAAGCAGGAGTTTCTTCTAATCCAGGTGCATCAGGATCGATGTCTGCAAGTGGAGGTTCTATTTATACAGGCGGTATTCCTTCAGGAACAGCTAATGCTTATGTAGGCAATGCTACACCTTCTCAGTATGGAGCAAACGGATATTTCAACAGTATCGAAACAAGTTCCGAAAGTGGTATCTATAATGATACTCTGACATATTCTCAATATGCTTTGGCAAATAACCTGAGTATTTGTGCTGATACTGATGGCGACGGAATTAATGATATTGTAGATATTGATGATGATAACGACGGAGTGTTGGATGCTGTTGAAAGTCCGGGCTGTTTCTATACAGCAGCTGAGGTAGCAGTGCCTCAATCTGTGACAACGCAGATTGCTAGTACAGGAGTTATTGCAAATGTATATGATAATAATGTGGCTACAACATTTGCATTTACTAATGGTTCCACAAAGGTTAACCTTACAGTATTTGATATTACACCTCTTTCTGCAGTGAAAGCAGCAAATGTATTTGTGCGTTATAACACAGCTACTGCAAATGCACTGGGTACAACTGCTAATTCAGTAACTGTTGACGGATGGAATGGAACATCATGGGTAACTTTACAAACATATACTCCTGCTGCGGCAGTTGCCAATGTTCAGACTTTTGCTATCCCGGCAGGATCGCAGGCAACCTATACTAAATACAGACTGCAAGGCTTACTAACAACAGTCACCAATGCGGTTATTACAGAAGTGGGCTTAACGGCAGCTTCTGATTATAATCCTTCTGCAAATCCAAAACCAACCTGCGGAGTTGATTTTGACGGTGATGGTATTTTCAACCATCTTGACAGCGATAGTGACAATGACGGATGTTCAGATGCGTTTGAAGCTGGCACAGTTGCTTACGCTTCAGCAAATGGAGGAACTGTTTCTGCAGGTACATTAGATAATCCTACTTCTACACTTTCACCTAATGCAACAGTGGGAAATAATACGCCTTCAGATTATAGTGCTAACGGTTTTTATAATGTACTAGAAACTTCAGGGAACGGTATTTACAACGGAACTTATACCTATGCTAATGCAATTAATGTTCTTATTGCTAATTGTAGTGTAGCATGTTATAAACCGGCTATAACTTCGGGAACAGTTTTAGACACCAAGCAAGGGATCACATCCTTAAAAAGAGCAGGATCAGATAATGATAATTGGCCAATGGTAAGAAAAGGAGCATGGACTGCTTTGGAATCTAAAACCAAAGGGTTTGTACCCAACAGATTAACGATTACGCAGATTAATGCTATTCCTGCGGGTAATCTGAGAGAAGGGATGATGGTGTACAATATCAGTTCAGACTGTTTGTATATCAATACCGATGGAACAGCAACC
Coding sequences within it:
- a CDS encoding FG-GAP repeat domain-containing protein, whose product is MIKNSTLWRFLSCQVLIFAITSLNVLSAQTGPNDDFDGDGIINSIDIDDDNDGVPDAVESPSCYYTASEWNTMVKPAVGVSITSDLATVSGIGNFSALGDNNNSANAVQFVTTPTQTQNNQALFTMTFTLPVQLDAFYIKKSSATQISGGNLMFEASNDGTNWTPLFSAANNPANATNITVNGSVSLTNSNKFAVGINAGRYKYYRIRGTAANNILAGIATEFYFDFNTTAYVASMFAKSTCTDANIDGDGVLPQFDLDSDGDGASDAWEAGATVSNTVNFQFPDVDANNDGLVDAVDANNDGKVDYLSTYFPNAVNNLMSPLLAEICNDGIDNDADGYVDGFDSECGLTTPTCIATAPGISNFSIVRSKSSNQVNANSTSPTVGDLDGDGMPEIIVASASNDSYRIYKGDGSDFTDDTKDIIVPTMYTLPGYGTSQAAIADIDKDGKAEIIIYGGDQYIYVFNYTGGHYQTNYKLKSNLVSGLGSGAGSPRIHDINEDGIPEVIVGNSVFTFNPTFTALTRVVAGNASLPNGNTTNNWERDVVVIDIIKNIPGKELVAGSAVYSVDFTNGVLVELRNLHNLDAAVAANEQGASAVADMDLDGDLDIVFNSQSLSKIYIWDPTNNIIVDSRTIAGGYKGMPVITDVYNDIANDGKVKNLPEAVFLSGTTIYCINLQYPSNLWTLATTDGSGTTAISAFDFNGDGVKEIVYRDQSTLRVFNGNVSTTPVVLNSFVSGSGTWAECPIIADIDNDGEAEIAIVSEHVATGDQTGLGFLDIYEAGPGTRWVDAPNYWNQREYRYTNINKDLTIPVQEQQINLPLPAGSSQYPLNVSNVQVNEESLLTPQGQIASPDISVSNASITNLNSDGSISCSNIQIAYQINNTGSAAMVNNIYVYVYDKDPRTQATASLIYQTKTTQNIPIGGSVTQNLQFGIPATSFPTGTLYIAVNTNPDMTVLIDATDFAGSYPECNYSNNIFEFVLPPCSDIDGDGVNDTLDIDDDNDGVLDAVESPACFYTSAEAVIPIKVSTGIIGSTVNSLAVLPGTDIPSMWDNVTASIATSNHIVPANQLGSTSVVIYKVQYPTAISLTQMAVYTGTANWGAGSFAVLEGSNDDVSYAAVSAPVATSAGTTKVWPVTLNTANLYRYYRIRVSTVGTTQPTFTNYEVVGTINPATFIPSANPKPANCTVDTDGDGIPNHQDLDSDGDGCPDAREAGVSSNTGASGSMSTSGGSIYTGGIPSGTANAYVGNGTSSQYGTNGFFNGIETAVDNGVYNGVYTYQYVNNSALNVCLDTDGDGVGDLIDIDDDNDGVLDTLEQNCPNGSKTGVIVTKPAAINYNFNGNTLANLVDNVDSNVYVIWNPNGTLSNAEWFRVEFPYARILSSWEVGHYVNQTLFSTTSTYKVQGSNDASVWTDLTGTLTYSNTQNGQSTQANNSNVANFPSNVTAYKYYRYFGISGTVGTGWATEFYFKDGGCVDIDTDGDGIPNRLDLDSDGDGCSDAREAGVSANAGASGSMSASGGSIYTGGIPSGTVNAYVGNGTPSQYGANGFFNGVETTADSGVYNGSYTYPFAVSTAYNLCIDTDGDGIGDLVDIDDDNDGVVDAVESPACFYTANEWNTTVKPFYGVTISSGLTTTTGNFSQLIDGVNNVSAVTFSAVPTQPIQNANVYLFNFAHPVKLDALYLQFNTVPQFGNTTKIQGSNTNNGSDWVDLSAAIATGATTNVTANGGVSVTTSIKYPVTLNTATAHKYIRITGVAASNIVAANASEVYFDFNNASYVASQYPKATCATDTDGDGIVNHLDLDSDGDGCSDALESGATTNTTPNYQFPDIDTNNDGLVDLVDPDGNGIVNYTSTYNNYAVFSAINACTDTDGDGIRDIIDIDDDNDGVLDTVEGLVCPSLNISCDYATTNYRAVNWTSFNATTNTAVGSVVLSNGETVTVNYSGDVRSLQPATSLASATEYCPTSTSSGATNMIQTFSGVGVVHRFVFSKPVLNPIFQVWSLGAGGSPVTYQFTTDVAILKSNAALSQPNSTTITGAEGDGSIVFGGSQSEISFVASALENWSGLTLAFGATASSSGGCSSIDTDGDGIPNHLDLDSDGDGCPDAREAGVSSNPGASGSMSASGGSIYTGGIPSGIPNAYVGNGSPAQYGVNGLFNDIETPGDSGNYNGSYTYPFAISSSINLCADTDGDGINDFVDIDDDNDGVVDAVESPACFYTANEWNTGAKPFYGVTISSALTTTTGNFSQLIDGVNNVSAVTFSASPTQAIQNANVYLFNFVQPVRLDALYLQFNTATQFGNTTKIQGSNTNNGTDWVDLSAAIGGGAVANTTVNGAVSVTTSIKYPVTLNTTTAYKYIRITGVAASNIVATNASEVYFDFNNTAYIASSYPKTTCTNDTDGDGILNHLDLDSDGDGCPDAREAGVSSNPGASGSMSASGGSIYTGGIPSGTANAYVGNATPSQYGANGYFNSIETSSESGIYNDTLTYSQYALANNLSICADTDGDGINDIVDIDDDNDGVLDAVESPGCFYTAAEVAVPQSVTTQIASTGVIANVYDNNVATTFAFTNGSTKVNLTVFDITPLSAVKAANVFVRYNTATANALGTTANSVTVDGWNGTSWVTLQTYTPAAAVANVQTFAIPAGSQATYTKYRLQGLLTTVTNAVITEVGLTAASDYNPSANPKPTCGVDFDGDGIFNHLDSDSDNDGCSDAFEAGTVAYASANGGTVSAGTLDNPTSTLSPNATVGNNTPSDYSANGFYNVLETSGNGIYNGTYTYANAINVLIANCSVACYKPAITSGTVLDTKQGITSLKRAGSDNDNWPMVRKGAWTALESKTKGFVPNRLTITQINAIPAGNLREGMMVYNISSDCLYINTDGTATGWKCFNTQTCP
- a CDS encoding DUF389 domain-containing protein; translation: MFESLFNFINLHNGEEKKEKVLENVISNISFRGSNLWILACAIIIASVGLNVNSTAVIIGAMLISPLMGPIVGAGFALGTYNFPLLKKSIKNLLIATIVSLTVSSLYFYISPFKDVQSELLARTSPNIYDVLIAFFGGLVGIIAITRVEKGNPIPGVAIATALMPPLCTAGFGLATSNFSYFFGAFYLYIINCFFICIATFFVVKYLKYPSVIIDNKYEKRIRYGITSLIVIMIVPSFYLAYNLFNEKQFIRTAEQFIQKEFDNKGYTIIYKKINYNTSPKSIDVAFLNKKFNATEIASYNKMLISNGLSDTKFNVRQSTSDVKSEILNEINKNNITLSSKDIAISKLRQELDGYKISDSTLVQEIRAIYPSVYNVSYGKIEEYPKTDSAKLRFVLIYSGKLEDRAQFKNWLAIRLHEKDVKLIENSDE